A region from the Cellvibrio sp. PSBB006 genome encodes:
- a CDS encoding penicillin-binding protein activator, whose product MLNRGITGALIALLAFILASCSSQPTTDAPGSTSSTAPKVKPLLEQASQSTSPERERLMLQAAELLIERKDYDWARNLLTGMDAGTLEDDAYIKYVDLLSNVALEDGSYFLTQGILTNVRLERQWQRLDPQVEIRLRQKRAQVFALLGETHNSVRERITLAALLTDLEEEARNREEIWQTLMTMSQGELQERSQNETDETLRGWYSLAALSKNNQTNLERQQAQVDAWRAQWPSHPANQNLPSDLQLLRTLIDNQPRQIALLLPLQGRLAKAGEAVRDGFFAAYYRASKERPLMPLIRQYDSSGDVLTAYEQAVSEGAELIIGPLEKEKVAELSLMPSLPVPVLTLNYPDTQPVTPVQGLYQFGLAAEDEARQVARQAYLEGHRFAMVMIPSQDWSERSAKAFTEEWQKLGGTVVNTSQFIGTGDYSRVIKSSMQIEQSQARAVELERRLGTNLQFEARRRQDVDMIFLIADPAQARQVKPTLAFHYAGHIPVYATSHIYSGIPNPGIDRDLNGIRFNTMPWLFDNQSPEKKMIDQNTQSSAIYSRLHALGIDAFRLYPRLPQLAQVPEMRIYGATGALHLLPDGRIEREQIWARIRNGVAQPLPTVVAETYIE is encoded by the coding sequence ATGCTGAATCGTGGAATAACCGGCGCGTTGATCGCGCTTCTGGCATTCATTCTGGCGAGCTGTAGCAGCCAGCCCACCACCGACGCCCCAGGATCAACCAGTTCCACCGCCCCTAAAGTCAAACCCCTGCTCGAACAAGCCAGCCAAAGTACATCACCCGAACGGGAAAGGCTCATGCTGCAGGCGGCAGAATTATTGATCGAACGCAAAGATTATGACTGGGCGCGTAACCTGTTGACCGGGATGGATGCGGGCACGCTGGAAGACGATGCTTATATCAAGTATGTCGATCTGTTGAGCAATGTCGCCCTGGAAGATGGCTCCTATTTTCTGACGCAGGGCATTCTAACCAACGTGCGGCTTGAACGACAGTGGCAACGCCTTGACCCTCAGGTTGAGATCCGCCTCCGCCAGAAGCGCGCGCAGGTCTTTGCGCTGTTAGGTGAGACGCATAATAGCGTGCGCGAGCGTATAACCCTGGCTGCCTTGCTGACGGATCTGGAGGAAGAAGCCCGCAACCGCGAAGAGATCTGGCAAACCCTGATGACCATGTCGCAGGGCGAGCTACAGGAGCGCAGTCAAAACGAAACGGATGAAACCCTGCGCGGCTGGTACAGCCTTGCCGCACTGAGCAAGAACAACCAAACCAACCTGGAACGACAGCAGGCCCAGGTGGATGCCTGGCGGGCGCAATGGCCCAGCCATCCTGCCAACCAAAACCTTCCCAGTGATTTGCAATTACTGCGTACCTTAATCGACAACCAGCCACGCCAGATCGCGTTACTGTTGCCGCTACAGGGACGCCTGGCCAAAGCCGGTGAAGCCGTTCGCGATGGTTTCTTTGCGGCTTACTACCGCGCCAGCAAGGAACGTCCGCTGATGCCCTTGATTCGTCAATACGACAGCAGTGGTGATGTATTAACAGCCTACGAACAGGCGGTCAGCGAAGGGGCCGAGTTAATCATTGGTCCACTGGAAAAAGAAAAGGTGGCCGAACTGAGTTTAATGCCTTCCCTTCCCGTACCGGTGCTGACGCTGAATTATCCGGATACGCAACCGGTAACACCGGTTCAGGGACTTTATCAATTTGGTCTGGCTGCCGAAGACGAGGCGCGCCAGGTAGCACGGCAGGCGTACCTTGAGGGCCACCGCTTTGCGATGGTTATGATTCCCTCGCAGGATTGGAGCGAGCGCAGTGCCAAGGCATTTACGGAGGAATGGCAAAAACTGGGGGGCACCGTCGTTAACACCAGCCAGTTTATCGGTACGGGTGATTATTCACGGGTGATCAAAAGCTCGATGCAAATTGAGCAAAGCCAGGCTCGCGCCGTGGAACTGGAGCGGCGTCTGGGCACCAATTTGCAGTTTGAAGCACGGCGCCGGCAGGATGTGGATATGATCTTTCTGATCGCCGATCCGGCCCAGGCACGTCAGGTAAAACCTACGCTGGCATTTCATTACGCTGGCCATATTCCCGTTTATGCAACCAGTCATATTTATTCCGGCATACCCAACCCCGGCATTGACCGCGACCTCAATGGAATTCGTTTCAACACTATGCCCTGGCTGTTCGACAACCAAAGCCCAGAGAAAAAAATGATTGATCAGAATACCCAATCCTCGGCTATTTACAGCCGCTTACATGCGCTGGGCATCGATGCATTCCGTCTCTATCCGCGCCTGCCCCAACTGGCGCAAGTGCCGGAGATGCGTATCTATGGCGCAACAGGCGCTTTGCATTTATTGCCTGACGGCAGAATCGAGCGCGAGCAAATCTGGGCGCGTATACGCAATGGTGTAGCGCAGCCACTTCCGACGGTCGTTGCTGAAACTTATATCGAGTAA
- a CDS encoding YraN family protein, with protein MTFSRKDTNKSARGAQAERLAEQFLQGQGLVCIERNYRCAAGEIDLIMRDGNMLVFVEVRLRSNRFFTQAAESVNYRKQHKITRAAQYFLLTRKLTDKVPCRFDVIALDGMQTASIDWIKSAFNAA; from the coding sequence ATGACTTTTTCCCGTAAGGATACGAATAAATCGGCACGCGGTGCGCAGGCCGAACGATTGGCAGAACAATTTCTTCAGGGGCAAGGGCTGGTTTGTATCGAGCGGAATTATCGCTGTGCGGCCGGCGAGATTGATCTCATCATGCGCGATGGGAATATGTTGGTGTTTGTGGAGGTGCGCCTGCGCAGCAATCGCTTTTTTACCCAGGCGGCGGAGAGCGTGAATTACCGCAAGCAACATAAAATCACCCGCGCGGCACAATATTTTTTGCTAACCCGCAAACTCACCGACAAAGTCCCCTGTCGCTTTGACGTGATCGCGCTCGATGGTATGCAGACGGCGAGCATTGACTGGATTAAAAGCGCCTTCAACGCTGCCTGA
- a CDS encoding SIS domain-containing protein: MDQRVITLFHESIEAKMQAGESLAPLIASASHIIVHALLDEKKILTCGNGISAAQAQIFTASLVNRFEQERPGLPALNLGGDITTQTAIASDYSFNDIYAKQIRALGQPGDVLLLLTTGGNSSNLLQAISAAHDKEMQVIALTGRDGGDIPALLDVNDLELRVPLGSHPRIHEVHLLTLFCLCDLIDQQLFGSH, translated from the coding sequence ATGGATCAACGGGTGATTACCCTTTTTCACGAAAGCATCGAAGCCAAGATGCAAGCGGGTGAAAGCCTTGCGCCGCTGATTGCCAGCGCCAGTCACATCATTGTTCACGCGCTGCTTGATGAGAAGAAAATTCTGACCTGTGGCAATGGTATATCCGCCGCACAAGCACAAATCTTTACCGCCAGCCTGGTCAATCGCTTTGAACAGGAACGGCCAGGTTTACCCGCGCTCAACCTGGGTGGTGACATCACCACCCAAACCGCCATCGCCAGCGATTACAGTTTTAACGATATCTATGCTAAACAAATCCGCGCACTCGGCCAGCCGGGCGACGTTTTACTGTTGCTGACTACGGGTGGAAACAGCAGTAATTTATTGCAAGCCATCAGCGCCGCCCATGATAAAGAGATGCAGGTGATAGCCCTTACCGGTCGCGATGGCGGGGATATCCCCGCGTTGTTGGATGTCAATGACCTGGAATTGCGCGTACCGCTGGGCTCTCACCCCAGAATTCACGAAGTGCATCTACTAACATTATTTTGCTTGTGTGATTTGATTGATCAGCAGCTATTCGGGAGTCATTGA
- a CDS encoding BON domain-containing protein produces MLKFSPTLILLAFVMLFSGCARLIEATTSEPIYVHPGKRTVGATIDDRNIETIAMVNMIKAHPGLADARIIVNSHNGVVLLTGQVASNDLRQLASDTVNKISTVRQLHNELQVGPYVPMSTRTYDTWLTTKIKTKLIANKEIDNSRVRVITEAKTVFLMGMVSRREAEIVTDIARTTGGVRKVVRVFEYIN; encoded by the coding sequence ATGCTGAAGTTTTCTCCAACGCTGATTCTGCTTGCGTTCGTTATGTTATTTAGCGGCTGCGCACGCTTGATTGAAGCAACAACCAGCGAACCCATTTATGTTCACCCCGGCAAGCGCACTGTCGGCGCCACGATAGATGATCGGAATATCGAAACCATTGCCATGGTGAATATGATCAAGGCGCATCCCGGTTTGGCCGATGCTCGCATCATCGTCAACAGTCACAACGGCGTAGTGTTGTTAACCGGTCAGGTTGCCTCCAATGATTTACGCCAGCTGGCGAGTGACACCGTGAATAAGATCAGCACTGTTCGCCAACTCCACAATGAGTTACAAGTCGGCCCCTATGTGCCTATGTCCACGCGCACTTACGACACCTGGTTAACCACCAAGATCAAAACCAAACTGATCGCCAACAAAGAGATCGACAACAGCAGAGTCCGGGTAATCACTGAAGCTAAAACGGTGTTTTTAATGGGCATGGTATCCCGCCGCGAAGCCGAAATCGTGACGGATATCGCGCGGACCACGGGTGGTGTTAGAAAAGTCGTGCGCGTATTTGAATATATCAATTGA
- a CDS encoding LemA family protein, which produces MISTIVTLVIIAIVVFYVIGIYNKLVTLKNRYQNAFSQIEVQLKRRYDLIPNLVETAKAYLKHERETLEAVISARNQAMAGLKAAAAEPGSASAMQQLAGAENLLTNAMGRLNVVMEAYPDLKASQNMMQVSEELTSTENKVAFSRQAFNDAVTAYNTYRQTFPPVFFANMFGHSEDAALLEFADSAEIQAAPKVAF; this is translated from the coding sequence ATGATCTCGACCATTGTGACACTGGTGATTATTGCTATTGTGGTGTTCTATGTTATCGGCATCTACAACAAGCTGGTTACGTTAAAAAATCGCTACCAAAATGCTTTTTCCCAAATCGAAGTCCAGCTCAAACGCCGCTATGATCTGATTCCTAATCTCGTCGAGACCGCCAAAGCTTATCTGAAACACGAACGCGAAACCCTGGAAGCCGTCATCAGTGCGCGCAACCAGGCCATGGCGGGATTGAAAGCTGCCGCAGCGGAACCCGGCAGTGCCAGCGCCATGCAACAATTAGCCGGTGCCGAAAATTTACTAACCAATGCCATGGGTCGCTTGAATGTGGTGATGGAAGCCTATCCTGACCTGAAGGCATCACAAAATATGATGCAGGTTTCCGAAGAACTCACCAGCACAGAAAATAAAGTCGCCTTTTCGCGGCAGGCTTTCAACGATGCGGTGACGGCCTACAACACCTACAGACAAACTTTCCCACCGGTTTTCTTCGCCAATATGTTTGGCCACAGCGAAGATGCCGCCCTGCTGGAATTCGCCGATTCGGCAGAAATTCAGGCTGCACCCAAGGTTGCATTTTAA
- a CDS encoding M48 family metallopeptidase: protein MNFFEQQDLARRNTKRLILLLCAAVLSLILITTLLFAFIIFYLQDGYTGHLYEAQHTGLWQGLFNTLSWELLGWMTLIICGVVFAGSAYKLIQLRSGGRVVAEAMGGRLININASDADEKKILNIVEEMAIASGTPVPPVYLIEDDAINAFAAGHTPQDAVIGITRGCIRLLNRDELQGVVAHEFSHIFHGDMNLNIRLVALLNGILLIGLIGHYMVRSTGQRRIFRSSRDKSSAAFLSVGMALMVVGYGGTFFGNMIKAAVSRQREFLADASAVQFTRNPGGISGALKKIGGYVSGSKLESANAAEFSHMYFSQGVSTAFNALMATHPPLDQRIKRIEPRWNGQYPQVEITLTNNRPADDDSVQQTVGSAQFAEISRKQSIDIDATLAHIGQPDTAHIDYAQQTLATLNEAIREAAHDPFSARALIYGLLLSKKPDQQQGQWQLLAKEIPARELAALQKIARLSSALSERLRLPLVELCLPTLKQLSPEQAATFKGCIKLLIQADKKIHLMEWALQRIVIHHLQEPKVISRQHDLREMRNECQLLLSVLAYAGAASDEAAAHAFQLGVNNLRLAALDILPKSVVKIAHLDEALDRLNQVKALQKPLLLKAMSQCILHDGVVSIAEAELFRAMADGLDCPVPPLLPT, encoded by the coding sequence ATGAACTTTTTTGAGCAACAGGATCTGGCGCGTCGCAATACCAAACGCCTTATTCTTTTATTGTGCGCTGCGGTCCTTTCACTGATTCTTATCACCACCCTACTCTTTGCATTCATCATCTTTTATTTACAGGATGGGTATACCGGTCATTTATATGAAGCTCAACATACCGGGTTGTGGCAAGGACTGTTTAACACGCTGAGTTGGGAACTATTGGGATGGATGACGCTGATAATCTGCGGTGTCGTCTTTGCCGGCAGCGCTTATAAGTTAATCCAGTTACGTAGCGGCGGCAGGGTCGTGGCGGAAGCCATGGGCGGCCGCTTGATTAATATCAATGCCAGCGACGCCGATGAGAAAAAAATCCTTAATATTGTCGAGGAGATGGCCATTGCTTCCGGCACGCCGGTGCCCCCGGTTTATCTGATAGAAGATGATGCCATCAACGCATTCGCCGCCGGCCACACACCACAAGATGCCGTAATTGGTATTACGCGCGGATGCATTCGCCTGTTAAATCGCGATGAGCTGCAAGGCGTGGTTGCCCATGAATTCAGTCATATTTTTCACGGTGATATGAACCTGAATATCCGCCTGGTGGCATTGCTCAACGGCATTTTGCTGATTGGCCTCATCGGGCATTACATGGTGCGCAGCACCGGTCAGCGCCGGATATTTCGTTCCAGCCGCGATAAATCATCCGCCGCGTTTTTGAGTGTTGGCATGGCATTGATGGTGGTCGGTTATGGCGGTACATTTTTCGGCAACATGATCAAAGCCGCCGTCAGTCGCCAGCGGGAATTTTTAGCGGATGCCTCCGCCGTCCAATTCACACGCAATCCCGGTGGTATTTCCGGTGCATTGAAAAAAATAGGCGGCTATGTCAGTGGTTCAAAACTTGAGTCTGCTAATGCGGCTGAATTCAGCCATATGTATTTCAGCCAAGGTGTGAGCACGGCATTTAATGCATTGATGGCTACGCATCCTCCGCTTGATCAACGTATAAAGCGCATAGAACCCCGTTGGAATGGGCAGTATCCACAGGTCGAAATCACACTCACAAACAACCGGCCAGCAGATGATGATAGTGTTCAGCAAACGGTTGGCAGCGCCCAATTTGCTGAAATAAGCCGCAAACAATCTATCGATATTGATGCAACACTTGCGCATATCGGGCAGCCCGATACTGCGCATATCGATTACGCACAACAGACTCTCGCCACCCTCAATGAGGCGATTCGCGAAGCAGCCCATGATCCGTTTTCCGCACGAGCGCTTATCTACGGGCTGTTGCTGAGTAAAAAACCGGATCAACAACAAGGACAGTGGCAGCTATTGGCCAAAGAAATACCGGCAAGAGAGCTTGCAGCCCTACAAAAGATTGCGCGCCTGAGTAGCGCATTATCCGAACGTTTACGCCTTCCACTGGTTGAGCTTTGCCTGCCGACACTCAAGCAGCTTTCACCGGAACAGGCGGCGACATTCAAAGGATGTATCAAGTTGCTGATTCAGGCGGATAAAAAAATCCATCTGATGGAGTGGGCTCTGCAACGCATCGTCATTCATCATTTACAGGAACCAAAGGTTATCTCCCGGCAACATGATCTGCGCGAGATGCGGAATGAATGTCAGTTGTTGCTGAGCGTCCTCGCTTATGCAGGCGCCGCATCTGACGAGGCGGCTGCACATGCTTTTCAACTTGGTGTTAACAACCTGCGTCTGGCAGCGTTAGATATTCTGCCGAAAAGTGTGGTGAAAATTGCACATCTGGATGAAGCCCTGGATCGATTAAATCAGGTAAAAGCTCTGCAAAAACCGCTGCTCTTAAAAGCCATGAGTCAATGCATTCTGCACGATGGTGTCGTCTCTATTGCCGAAGCTGAATTATTTCGCGCAATGGCAGATGGATTGGATTGCCCGGTCCCGCCCTTGCTCCCGACTTGA
- a CDS encoding aminotransferase class I/II-fold pyridoxal phosphate-dependent enzyme has translation MQLDQATPEQLRQWESQLAADYQAILDKKLNLDLTRGKPSAEQLALSDALDGILNGNYTAADGTDTRNYGGLDGLPEAKQLGANIMDVDAANVLVGGNSSLTLMFQVMLTAYQFGLKDAASAWKNEGEVKFLCPVPGYDRHYTVCEQLGISMVNVPMTANGPDMDTVEALLKADKNIKGMWCVPKYSNPTGVVYSDETVERIAKLGQIASPNFRVFWDNAYSVHDLTPNAPQLASILAATRRNGTEDSVIQFASTSKITHAGAGVAFVAASATNLAGFKKFLNTCTIGPDKVNQIRHTRFLPTKDALMQHMQKHAALLNPRFDAVLSALSSAFDGTDLGAWEKPVGGYFVSFDTRKNCAKETVRLAAEAGVKLTPAGATYPYGKDPEDRNIRIAPSVPTVPEVVAAMQVFVTCVKLASVKQKLAGLA, from the coding sequence TTGCAACTGGATCAAGCGACTCCGGAACAATTGCGCCAGTGGGAAAGCCAACTGGCTGCCGACTATCAAGCTATTCTCGATAAAAAACTCAATCTGGATCTGACCCGGGGCAAGCCCTCTGCAGAGCAGTTGGCGCTCTCGGATGCACTGGATGGAATTCTCAATGGCAACTACACCGCCGCCGACGGCACTGACACCCGCAACTACGGCGGCCTCGACGGCCTGCCAGAAGCCAAACAATTGGGCGCAAATATCATGGATGTTGACGCCGCCAATGTATTAGTCGGTGGCAACAGCAGCCTGACCTTGATGTTTCAGGTCATGCTGACTGCCTATCAATTTGGTCTGAAAGATGCGGCCAGCGCCTGGAAAAATGAAGGCGAAGTCAAATTTCTGTGCCCGGTACCTGGCTATGACCGTCACTACACGGTCTGTGAGCAATTAGGTATCAGCATGGTGAATGTGCCCATGACCGCCAACGGCCCGGATATGGACACCGTTGAAGCGCTGCTCAAGGCAGATAAGAACATCAAAGGTATGTGGTGCGTGCCGAAATATTCCAACCCGACGGGCGTTGTCTACAGCGACGAAACTGTTGAGCGCATCGCCAAACTGGGCCAAATTGCCAGCCCCAACTTTCGCGTGTTTTGGGACAATGCCTATTCTGTCCATGACTTGACGCCCAATGCACCGCAATTAGCCAGCATTCTTGCCGCAACGCGTCGCAACGGCACAGAGGATTCTGTTATCCAGTTTGCCTCAACCTCCAAGATCACTCATGCAGGTGCCGGCGTTGCGTTTGTTGCAGCCAGTGCGACTAACCTCGCGGGTTTCAAAAAATTCCTGAATACCTGCACTATCGGGCCGGACAAAGTAAATCAAATCCGCCACACCCGCTTTTTACCCACCAAAGATGCATTGATGCAACATATGCAAAAACATGCTGCCTTGTTAAATCCACGTTTCGATGCGGTACTGAGTGCATTGTCCAGCGCCTTTGATGGAACCGATCTCGGTGCATGGGAAAAACCTGTCGGTGGTTATTTTGTGTCGTTTGATACTCGCAAGAATTGCGCAAAAGAAACTGTCCGCCTGGCCGCGGAGGCCGGCGTTAAATTAACACCCGCCGGCGCAACCTACCCCTATGGTAAAGATCCGGAAGATCGCAATATTCGCATCGCCCCGTCTGTACCAACAGTCCCCGAAGTTGTTGCTGCCATGCAAGTATTTGTGACCTGCGTAAAACTCGCATCGGTCAAACAAAAACTTGCCGGTCTGGCGTAA
- a CDS encoding aminoacyl-tRNA deacylase, with product MGVAASVEKYLKTKGVDFTLLEHEYSEGSFNTARIAHIDETSLAKAVLVRDEDFHYTLCVLPSRNKILRHTLNQIFDRHMELVDEDELHDIFRDCAAGAVPALGEAYGLDVIWDDELMQAPMVFIEAGDHRHLICLEQSQFSRLMQDKLHDHFSTERVRLKKREKTRSRKVSLVQEEMRL from the coding sequence ATGGGTGTTGCTGCTAGCGTTGAGAAGTACCTGAAAACAAAGGGTGTAGATTTCACACTTCTGGAACACGAATACAGCGAAGGATCTTTTAATACTGCACGTATTGCGCATATTGATGAGACCAGCCTGGCCAAAGCCGTGCTGGTCCGCGATGAAGACTTTCATTACACCCTCTGCGTCCTCCCATCACGCAACAAAATTTTACGTCATACGCTCAATCAGATTTTTGATCGCCATATGGAGCTGGTCGATGAAGATGAACTACATGATATTTTCCGTGACTGTGCTGCCGGAGCAGTACCGGCCTTGGGTGAGGCTTACGGGCTGGATGTCATATGGGATGATGAGTTGATGCAAGCACCAATGGTATTTATTGAGGCGGGCGATCATCGGCATTTGATCTGCCTGGAACAAAGCCAATTTTCCAGGCTGATGCAGGATAAGTTGCACGATCATTTCAGTACTGAAAGGGTTCGCCTCAAGAAGCGCGAAAAAACCAGGAGCCGCAAGGTATCACTGGTCCAGGAAGAAATGCGTCTGTAA
- a CDS encoding biopolymer transporter ExbD gives MSRRKKGRSADESNDIDLTPMLDVVFIMLIFFIVTASFVKEIGIDVNIPEDNNNPPPPDAPQNILVRITADNQIWMEDRRVDERAVRSNIERMRAELPKATVIISADPKAHAGTYVLVADAAREAHAPNVVLAPMKN, from the coding sequence GTGAGCCGAAGAAAAAAAGGCCGTAGTGCTGACGAGTCTAACGATATTGACCTGACCCCCATGCTGGATGTGGTCTTTATCATGTTGATCTTCTTTATCGTAACCGCTTCGTTTGTTAAAGAAATTGGTATCGATGTCAATATCCCGGAAGATAACAACAACCCTCCACCACCAGATGCCCCTCAGAATATTCTTGTGCGCATCACAGCCGATAACCAGATTTGGATGGAAGATCGCCGTGTGGATGAACGCGCTGTGCGCTCAAATATTGAGCGTATGCGTGCCGAGTTGCCCAAGGCAACGGTGATTATCTCCGCAGACCCGAAGGCTCATGCCGGTACTTATGTACTTGTTGCTGATGCAGCGCGCGAAGCACACGCACCAAATGTTGTGCTGGCTCCGATGAAAAACTGA
- the dinB gene encoding DNA polymerase IV, producing the protein MRKIIHCDADCFFAAIEMRDDPSLRCLPIAVGGSADRRGVISTCNYEARRYGVHSAMPSATARRLCPDLIILPNRMDVYREVSLRMRHIFYEYTDLVEPLSLDEAFLDVTDSPHCDGSATRIAQLIRSRIERDLGITVSAGVAPNKFLAKVASDWRKPDGLFVITPKQVEHFVQQLPVRKIHGVGKATAARLAEVNVKTCGDLQKFSVFELCQRYGQFGQRLYDLSRGQDERQVIPSRRRKSLSVEHTYPEDLPDLAHCLNQFPELLQTLASRLRRLEDEYQVVKIFVKLKFADFSGTTVERAGQTLNMVDYHALCAQAFERGNHSPVRLLGVGVRFVDLREDQAFYQLDLFD; encoded by the coding sequence TTGCGAAAAATTATTCATTGTGATGCCGACTGCTTCTTTGCTGCGATAGAAATGCGTGATGACCCAAGCTTACGCTGTCTACCCATTGCAGTAGGTGGCAGCGCCGATAGACGAGGAGTCATTTCAACGTGTAACTACGAGGCGCGTCGATATGGGGTACATTCTGCAATGCCATCAGCCACGGCACGGCGTTTATGTCCTGACTTGATAATTCTCCCGAATCGTATGGATGTTTACCGGGAAGTATCCCTTCGCATGCGCCATATTTTTTACGAATACACCGATTTGGTTGAGCCTTTGTCGTTGGATGAGGCGTTTCTTGATGTGACGGACTCGCCGCATTGCGATGGCAGTGCAACGAGAATTGCTCAACTGATCCGTAGTCGAATTGAGCGGGATTTGGGAATTACCGTTTCTGCCGGCGTAGCCCCTAATAAATTCCTGGCTAAAGTTGCCAGCGATTGGAGGAAGCCGGACGGCTTATTTGTCATTACACCGAAGCAGGTCGAGCACTTTGTGCAACAACTACCGGTGCGCAAAATTCATGGTGTCGGTAAGGCTACTGCGGCGCGCCTGGCAGAAGTGAACGTGAAAACCTGTGGTGATCTGCAAAAGTTTTCGGTGTTTGAGCTTTGTCAGCGTTATGGCCAGTTTGGACAGCGTCTTTACGATCTCAGTCGAGGGCAGGATGAGCGTCAGGTAATTCCCAGTCGGCGACGTAAATCACTCAGTGTGGAGCATACCTATCCGGAGGATCTGCCGGACCTGGCCCACTGTCTGAATCAGTTTCCTGAGCTATTGCAGACCCTGGCCAGTCGGTTGCGGCGTTTGGAAGACGAATACCAGGTTGTGAAAATATTTGTAAAGCTCAAATTCGCAGACTTCTCCGGTACCACTGTTGAGCGCGCAGGGCAAACGTTGAACATGGTTGATTATCACGCGTTATGTGCCCAGGCCTTTGAACGCGGCAACCACAGCCCGGTGAGGTTGTTGGGGGTGGGCGTCCGATTTGTTGATCTGCGTGAGGATCAGGCCTTCTACCAGTTGGATTTGTTCGATTAG
- a CDS encoding flagellar brake protein, with the protein MKFEDLKLTYGYPLQLQLNNSAGQPERFSCRLIGCMPGRSILLSVPRASGKLLRFRAGQKMVVRMMVDNGIGIFASIVEAQTAEPYPILHVSYPEQVSFKGIRGATRVNVDLPIQVKNLSAINEEMVSGVIADISISGARMELPEPIGEIGDKIRVSARVTVLNMERDLIVEAIIRSRLERSTQETDKNLPAVYGVEFTEEDEERRLLLCAYVFGQIVDDQQLTPT; encoded by the coding sequence ATGAAATTTGAAGACCTGAAACTGACGTACGGCTACCCCTTGCAGCTGCAACTGAATAACAGTGCGGGTCAGCCGGAGCGATTTTCTTGCCGTCTCATTGGCTGTATGCCGGGGCGAAGTATTTTATTATCGGTCCCACGCGCATCCGGTAAGCTTTTGCGTTTCCGAGCCGGGCAAAAGATGGTCGTCCGGATGATGGTTGATAACGGAATAGGTATTTTTGCCAGTATTGTAGAAGCGCAAACAGCGGAACCTTATCCGATATTGCATGTGAGCTATCCTGAGCAAGTGAGTTTCAAGGGAATCCGCGGGGCAACAAGGGTCAATGTAGACTTACCCATTCAGGTAAAAAATCTTAGTGCCATCAATGAAGAGATGGTGAGCGGAGTGATTGCAGACATCAGTATTTCTGGGGCGCGCATGGAGTTACCAGAGCCGATCGGCGAAATTGGTGACAAGATACGTGTCAGTGCAAGAGTCACTGTCCTCAATATGGAGCGCGATTTGATCGTCGAGGCGATTATTCGATCAAGGCTGGAGCGAAGCACGCAAGAAACTGACAAAAACTTGCCTGCTGTTTACGGCGTGGAGTTTACAGAAGAGGATGAGGAGAGACGTTTATTGTTGTGCGCCTATGTTTTTGGTCAAATTGTAGATGATCAGCAATTGACCCCCACATAA
- a CDS encoding cyclic nucleotide-binding domain-containing protein: MEIKPLHKFPRDTLEQLLSGISFFKAVKQQDSWQYELLLQSSRIISYIPGDIVLKRGDADDWLYFLLKGRLAVYVDDMGRGELVNYVTPGEVFGDLARLVGQPRTATVIADEASRQSMVFAMDCSIFDDLSSNRPITLQTKLIYYRNTVHNLRWKLEVYRAQHLQHELANRHRQVRLYAGTKDTREELASLHEQAKALALLLLEWNTEFGAPMDSPSTGAASRSPLNE; this comes from the coding sequence ATGGAAATAAAACCGCTGCACAAGTTTCCCAGAGACACGCTTGAACAGCTGTTATCCGGAATCTCTTTTTTTAAAGCAGTTAAGCAACAGGATTCCTGGCAATATGAATTGTTACTTCAGTCTTCGCGCATTATTTCTTATATCCCCGGGGACATTGTATTAAAACGTGGTGACGCAGATGATTGGCTTTATTTTTTATTAAAGGGTCGGCTTGCCGTTTACGTTGATGATATGGGGCGCGGTGAGTTAGTGAATTATGTGACCCCAGGCGAGGTATTTGGTGATCTCGCACGCCTGGTGGGGCAGCCGCGCACTGCGACAGTGATCGCTGATGAAGCAAGCCGCCAATCCATGGTGTTTGCCATGGATTGCAGTATTTTTGATGATCTTTCTTCTAATCGCCCCATTACCCTCCAGACCAAATTGATTTACTACCGCAACACAGTGCACAACTTGCGCTGGAAATTGGAAGTCTACAGAGCGCAGCATCTACAGCATGAGTTGGCTAATCGCCATCGTCAGGTCCGGCTATATGCGGGCACAAAAGATACTCGGGAAGAGTTGGCGTCACTCCATGAGCAGGCGAAGGCTTTGGCGTTATTGTTGCTGGAATGGAATACAGAGTTCGGCGCTCCGATGGACTCTCCCTCGACCGGAGCGGCTTCCCGTTCTCCATTGAATGAATAA